In Ilumatobacter fluminis, the following proteins share a genomic window:
- a CDS encoding SigE family RNA polymerase sigma factor, producing MRVGGVRTTHDGEIGEQPDLLRTTTRSFTDCYRSEYHQVVALVYVLSGSRWAAEELAQDAFIEAHRKWGVIADYDDPGAWVRRVAVNKARSWGRRRSAEARAYAKHAVRNRDLPGELPESADQFWSAVRGLPERQAQIVALHYLDDRPVDDIAAVLGISAGTVKTQLHRARATLAARLGADDASREGTES from the coding sequence GTGCGTGTTGGTGGTGTGAGAACGACGCATGATGGGGAGATCGGCGAACAACCCGATCTCCTTCGGACGACCACGCGGTCGTTCACCGACTGTTACCGGTCGGAATACCACCAAGTGGTGGCGCTCGTGTATGTGCTCTCCGGGAGCCGGTGGGCTGCCGAGGAGCTCGCACAGGACGCATTCATCGAAGCCCACCGAAAGTGGGGTGTGATCGCCGACTACGACGATCCAGGAGCGTGGGTACGTCGAGTTGCCGTCAACAAGGCTCGTTCGTGGGGACGGCGCCGCAGCGCTGAGGCGCGGGCCTACGCCAAGCATGCCGTCCGCAATCGTGATCTTCCGGGCGAACTACCCGAGTCGGCCGATCAGTTCTGGTCGGCCGTACGAGGCTTACCCGAACGGCAGGCACAGATCGTTGCCCTCCACTACCTCGACGATCGCCCCGTAGACGACATCGCCGCCGTCCTCGGCATCTCCGCAGGCACGGTCAAGACCCAACTGCACCGGGCTCGCGCCACCCTGGCCGCACGGCTCGGTGCCGACGACGCATCCCGGGAAGGCACCGAATCATGA